The Ktedonobacterales bacterium genome has a segment encoding these proteins:
- a CDS encoding (2Fe-2S)-binding protein, translating into MEKQLMTFRVNGETSQVAVSPLKTLLEALREELDLTGTKHGCELGHCGACTVLVNGAPVLSCLMLAVEAQGEEITTVEGLARENRLHPLQQTFAERGAAQCGYCTPGFLMSGAALLDHNTSPTRDEIKAALAGNLCRCTGYTKIIEAVELAAERMRESPTIEAAAAQAGG; encoded by the coding sequence GTGGAAAAGCAGTTAATGACGTTTCGTGTCAACGGGGAAACGTCACAAGTAGCAGTGTCTCCGCTGAAGACCTTGCTGGAGGCGCTGCGCGAGGAGCTTGACCTGACTGGAACCAAGCATGGCTGCGAACTTGGACACTGCGGGGCTTGCACCGTGCTGGTCAATGGCGCGCCGGTCCTCTCGTGCCTGATGCTGGCGGTTGAGGCGCAGGGCGAAGAGATTACGACGGTTGAAGGTCTGGCGCGCGAAAACCGCCTGCACCCCTTGCAGCAGACGTTCGCAGAGCGCGGCGCGGCGCAGTGTGGCTACTGCACGCCCGGCTTCCTGATGAGCGGCGCGGCCCTGCTCGATCACAACACCAGCCCAACCCGCGATGAGATCAAAGCGGCGCTGGCCGGAAATCTCTGCCGCTGTACGGGGTATACTAAAATTATTGAAGCAGTAGAGTTGGCCGCTGAGCGCATGCGCGAGTCGCCAACCATAGAGGCAGCAGCCGCACAGGCAGGAGGATAA
- a CDS encoding IclR family transcriptional regulator yields MAEQHVQHDVQQYETQQPDAAASTVAAPMVERAFRLLELLSVSEEGLTLSDLARTLGMSKSSVHGLLKTLESNRVVEQSEDRRYILGPRIFDLAQASGQRPDLRRFALPVMRRLAANIGQTVFLGRVEEDRIHILECIENESEHPSLRISARRGGRIPLLAGATARVALAAWPVAKRSAFLRAHSLPAFTARSITDPDQFLAAVEETARTGIGEDHEEYLTGINAVAAPIYGPGSMLVALLWVVGFASHFGGEALQRARQQLRAEAEAISQSLGAR; encoded by the coding sequence ATGGCAGAACAGCATGTTCAGCATGACGTACAACAGTACGAGACGCAGCAGCCCGACGCGGCAGCCTCCACTGTCGCCGCGCCGATGGTCGAGCGCGCCTTCCGCCTGCTTGAGTTGCTCAGCGTCTCCGAGGAGGGCTTGACCCTTTCAGATCTGGCTCGCACGCTGGGGATGAGCAAAAGCAGTGTACACGGCCTGCTCAAAACGCTAGAGAGCAATCGGGTCGTTGAACAGTCCGAAGACCGCCGCTATATCCTGGGACCGCGCATCTTCGACCTGGCGCAAGCGAGTGGACAGCGCCCTGACCTGCGGCGCTTCGCCTTGCCGGTGATGCGCCGTCTGGCCGCCAATATCGGCCAGACCGTTTTTTTGGGACGGGTCGAAGAAGACCGTATCCACATTCTGGAATGTATTGAGAATGAGAGCGAGCATCCGTCGCTGCGTATCTCTGCCCGACGCGGCGGGCGCATACCACTGCTGGCGGGGGCAACCGCTCGCGTGGCGCTGGCGGCCTGGCCGGTGGCAAAACGCTCGGCGTTTTTGCGCGCGCATTCGCTGCCCGCATTTACGGCGCGCTCGATTACCGATCCCGACCAGTTTTTGGCGGCTGTAGAGGAGACGGCTCGTACCGGCATTGGCGAAGACCACGAGGAATACCTGACGGGTATCAACGCCGTAGCCGCGCCGATCTATGGCCCAGGCAGCATGCTGGTGGCTTTGCTCTGGGTAGTAGGCTTCGCCTCGCACTTTGGCGGGGAGGCGTTGCAGCGCGCCCGGCAGCAGTTGCGCGCGGAAGCGGAGGCCATCTCTCAATCGTTAGGAGCCAGATAG
- a CDS encoding S9 family peptidase, with the protein MAKRPLTLEDFWSLKLVSEPQVSPDGASVAYVVGGYDETHNTLHSAIWLAALPDGQTRQFTSGETQDMQPAWSPDGKRLAFVSARHESKPQIFVMDVSGGEARRLTTAPDGATSPVWSPDGKRLCYSSGPETDEQQIPQEVDWLKAHADLEKSAPRLRLQRALQTRFDGRGFLDRRSHLFLIAVDEPGAEPRQLTTGNYDDGQAVWSPDGALIAFVANRQKDAEHTFAADIWTVDVESGELKRLTDGSLSASFPAWSPNGQTLAFYADLDMTRHPYYDTQVWIVSRAGGDQRNLTASLDRGWGGIQPDYLFPDPAAPAWAPDGKSLYFTVGDQGSSVIFALSLESGETRRVSNDAVDVARVSCAADGKTLVCLAATATQPYEVCVVPASGGSLRFITETNRALLEEVTLAAPERISFTGPDDWEIEGWLYKPNDAERRRPYPLILHVHGGPNGSWGHSFFFQAQALAGAGYASLYLNPRGSNGYGVQFARAADWGKKDYLDLMAGVDAVLAGGEVDPARLGVTGISYGGYMTNWIVGHTTRFAAAVSVNGISNLTSFYGVSDIGALWFPPKFGDFWASEESWRLYREHSPITYVANIATPLLLLQAENDYRCPIEQGEQMLSALRVRRQTVELIRFPGASHIIAASAAPLHRYFQWKLTLDWFERYLKGEQSKAAEEAAPVGAAVEGTVQAPHE; encoded by the coding sequence ATGGCAAAACGCCCGCTCACCCTGGAGGATTTCTGGTCGCTCAAGCTGGTAAGCGAGCCGCAGGTCTCGCCCGACGGGGCCAGCGTTGCCTACGTAGTGGGCGGCTACGATGAGACGCACAATACGCTCCATTCGGCTATCTGGCTGGCGGCATTGCCGGACGGCCAGACACGCCAGTTCACCAGCGGCGAAACCCAGGACATGCAGCCAGCCTGGTCGCCCGACGGCAAGCGCCTGGCCTTCGTCTCCGCCCGCCACGAAAGCAAACCACAGATTTTCGTGATGGACGTAAGCGGGGGCGAAGCCCGCCGCCTGACCACCGCGCCCGATGGCGCGACCTCGCCGGTCTGGTCCCCCGATGGCAAGCGCCTCTGCTATAGTTCCGGCCCGGAAACCGACGAGCAGCAAATCCCCCAGGAAGTGGACTGGCTCAAAGCACACGCCGATCTGGAAAAGAGTGCGCCACGCCTGCGCCTCCAGCGCGCGCTCCAGACGCGCTTTGATGGGCGCGGCTTCCTGGATCGGCGCAGCCACCTGTTCCTCATCGCGGTAGACGAGCCAGGAGCCGAGCCGCGCCAGTTGACAACCGGAAATTACGATGATGGACAGGCGGTCTGGTCGCCCGACGGCGCGCTGATCGCTTTTGTCGCCAATCGCCAGAAAGACGCCGAGCATACGTTCGCCGCCGACATCTGGACAGTAGACGTAGAGAGCGGCGAACTGAAGCGCCTCACCGATGGCAGCCTGAGCGCCTCCTTCCCCGCCTGGTCGCCCAACGGGCAGACGCTCGCCTTTTATGCCGACCTCGACATGACCAGACACCCCTACTATGACACCCAGGTCTGGATTGTCTCGCGGGCGGGCGGCGATCAGCGCAATCTCACCGCGTCACTAGACCGGGGCTGGGGCGGGATTCAGCCAGACTACCTGTTTCCTGATCCAGCGGCTCCCGCCTGGGCGCCCGATGGAAAAAGCCTCTATTTTACTGTCGGCGATCAGGGCAGCAGCGTCATCTTCGCTCTTTCGCTGGAGTCGGGAGAAACGCGGCGCGTCTCAAACGACGCGGTGGATGTGGCAAGGGTATCCTGCGCGGCTGACGGTAAAACGCTCGTCTGTCTTGCCGCCACAGCTACCCAGCCCTACGAGGTCTGCGTCGTGCCTGCCAGCGGCGGTTCGCTGCGGTTCATCACCGAAACCAACCGCGCCCTGCTGGAAGAGGTCACACTGGCTGCGCCGGAGCGCATCAGCTTCACCGGCCCCGACGACTGGGAGATCGAAGGCTGGCTCTACAAACCGAATGACGCGGAGCGCCGACGCCCCTATCCGCTGATTCTGCACGTTCACGGCGGGCCGAATGGCTCCTGGGGCCACAGCTTTTTCTTCCAGGCGCAGGCGCTTGCCGGAGCAGGCTACGCCTCGCTCTATCTCAATCCGCGTGGCAGCAATGGCTATGGCGTGCAGTTCGCCCGCGCCGCCGATTGGGGCAAAAAAGATTATCTCGATCTGATGGCGGGCGTTGATGCTGTACTGGCCGGGGGCGAAGTAGACCCGGCGCGGCTGGGCGTCACCGGCATCTCTTACGGCGGCTACATGACAAACTGGATCGTGGGGCATACGACACGCTTTGCCGCTGCCGTCTCGGTCAATGGGATTTCCAACCTGACCAGCTTTTACGGCGTCAGCGACATCGGCGCGCTCTGGTTCCCGCCGAAGTTTGGCGACTTCTGGGCCAGCGAAGAAAGCTGGCGGCTCTACCGCGAGCATTCGCCCATCACCTACGTGGCGAATATCGCCACGCCGCTGCTGCTGCTTCAGGCGGAAAACGATTATCGCTGCCCCATCGAGCAGGGCGAGCAGATGCTCAGCGCGCTGCGGGTACGGCGTCAAACGGTGGAACTCATTCGCTTCCCCGGCGCCAGCCATATCATTGCCGCGAGCGCCGCGCCGCTCCATCGCTACTTCCAGTGGAAACTGACGCTGGATTGGTTCGAGCGTTATCTGAAGGGTGAGCAAAGTAAAGCAGCCGAAGAGGCCGCGCCTGTTGGCGCAGCCGTCGAGGGGACCGTTCAGGCTCCGCACGAGTAG
- a CDS encoding AMP-binding protein, translating to MHPRPAAPLTETQTLQAALQTASREAIAAHQLERVQAGLQHILASNGFYQRKFAGLYPQSIRDEAAFRQLPFTTKGELIADQLEHPVYGTNLTYPLRSYLRLHQTSGTTGQPLKILDTPASWDWWADCWSVIYQAAGVTDEDILFLAFSFGPFIGFWSAYEGAKRVGALIVPGGGQTSVQRLQTMLATKATVLVCTPTYALHLAEVAQAEGIDIAGSDVRLTIHAGEPGASIPNTRRRIETAWGARTYDHLGMTEMGAYGFTCLNQDAVHVNEAEFIAEIMDPLTGQPVAEGERGELVLTNLGRWGTPAIRYRTGDLVQRGPTTCACGCAYLTLPGGVLGRLDGMLIVRGVNVYPASIEDVLRGFPEVEEFRITVTKADELDEIALDLECPEEIVSRVEMALRQGLSLRVPVRAVPSGTLPRFELKARRVVDLRSKAGS from the coding sequence ATGCACCCTAGACCAGCAGCGCCGCTGACCGAGACTCAGACCCTGCAAGCTGCCCTTCAGACGGCCAGCCGCGAGGCCATAGCGGCCCACCAGCTTGAGCGCGTGCAGGCTGGTTTGCAGCACATCCTGGCAAGCAATGGCTTCTATCAGCGCAAGTTCGCTGGCCTCTACCCCCAGAGCATTCGTGATGAGGCAGCTTTTCGACAACTGCCCTTCACGACCAAGGGCGAACTGATCGCCGATCAGCTTGAGCATCCGGTGTATGGCACAAACCTCACCTATCCCCTGCGCAGCTATTTGCGGCTGCATCAAACCTCCGGGACCACCGGCCAGCCGCTCAAGATTCTGGACACGCCCGCAAGCTGGGACTGGTGGGCCGACTGCTGGAGCGTGATTTATCAGGCGGCAGGCGTCACCGATGAAGATATTCTCTTCCTGGCCTTTTCATTTGGCCCCTTTATTGGCTTCTGGTCGGCGTATGAGGGCGCGAAGCGCGTGGGCGCGCTGATCGTGCCGGGCGGCGGCCAGACCTCTGTACAGCGCCTCCAGACCATGCTGGCGACGAAGGCAACCGTCCTGGTCTGCACGCCAACATACGCCCTGCACCTGGCGGAAGTGGCCCAGGCCGAGGGCATTGATATTGCTGGCTCCGATGTGCGCCTGACGATTCACGCGGGGGAGCCGGGCGCGTCAATTCCAAACACGCGACGGCGCATCGAAACGGCCTGGGGCGCGCGCACCTACGATCACCTGGGCATGACAGAGATGGGCGCGTATGGGTTCACCTGTCTGAATCAGGATGCTGTTCATGTGAATGAGGCCGAGTTTATTGCCGAGATTATGGACCCGCTGACAGGCCAGCCAGTTGCCGAGGGAGAACGCGGCGAACTGGTGCTGACGAATCTAGGCCGCTGGGGTACGCCCGCCATTCGCTATCGCACCGGCGATCTGGTGCAGCGCGGCCCAACAACGTGCGCATGCGGCTGCGCTTATCTGACCTTACCCGGCGGCGTGCTGGGGCGGTTAGATGGTATGCTGATTGTGCGCGGCGTGAATGTCTATCCAGCCAGCATCGAAGATGTGCTGCGCGGTTTCCCTGAAGTAGAAGAGTTTCGTATCACTGTCACCAAAGCCGACGAACTTGATGAGATTGCGCTGGACCTGGAATGCCCGGAAGAGATTGTATCGCGGGTGGAGATGGCGCTGCGTCAGGGGCTGAGCCTGCGCGTGCCGGTACGCGCTGTGCCATCCGGCACGCTGCCCCGCTTTGAACTCAAAGCCCGGCGCGTCGTTGATCTTCGTAGTAAAGCAGGCAGTTGA